CTTTAGTTGGGCTGGTTGTGCTTGATTGAGGTAATCAGCGCAGGCACCCACGCCATATCTGGATCATCGGCGAGGCTGTGCTTGACCTTAGCCACACCATGAATGACCGCCGTGTGGCTGTAGTCGCCGAGCATTCTGCCAAGCTGCGGGTAAGATAGCTCGGACACCTCACGCATGACGTACCAAAAAATCCAGCGAGCCTTAACTATTTGAGGCATTCGGGTTTTGGTGCGAAGATTTTCTGGATCAATCCCCATATTCTGAGAGACCATGTCTATCACGTGAAAAACCAGCTCTCCATGTTGGCCCAGGGCTGGTCTAACCGTGATAGCGGCTACATAGTCAGGGGACGAATTGACCTTGAGCCGTGCAATACGACGATAGGCCGCCGCTAGCTCCTCCTTTATGACTGACACCTGAATACGCAGAAGATCTCGATCAGCTTCTACGGAAGCGATCTTTTGCTTGGCGCCATGAAGAGCAGTGGTTGCGCGGGCGGCTTTGAGGGTGGCCTCAGCGGTTCTTCGCTCGGAGGCACCCAGTTCTTTAAGAAGTTGGTTGTCTTCTTTTGCACTGGTTAGCTGATCAAGAGCTTCAGCCATTTTGGCCATCTCGCCCTCAAGCTGCTTCAGTCGTTCGCTATCGGACAGAGTGTTATTGGCCATCTGAACTCACTTTCAAAGATCGGAGGACTAGAGTTATATTGATGCCGAAATCCGGTTTTTACAAGCATAGGCGGTATTTTTAATAAAAGGAAGAATGGTAGTATAGGCACTGAAGATCAGCACTAAATATTTATGCAGGAGATTGGTTGATGTCGGGGGAGCGGTTCGGAAGTCCGGGTGGTGAAATAAGGAAGTTTGAAGAAATAACCGAGAAGGATAAGCGTGACTTTAAGGCGCTGATACTAGAGCTAGCGAGCAGCCCCAGTTTGCTCAAAAGCGCAACGATAGAGGTAGTAGAAGGCAATTTGTATGAAGAGATTTCTTACCAAATGAGAGACGGAAGAGTAATAATACTAGATGTTGATAAATCGAGCGAGTTGCATCCAGATCCGCCAAGCTATTTTTCGGTAGGAATCAAGGAATCGGAGGGCATGAAATTGAATGAAGACGGAGAGCGTTATTCAATTACTAAATACTATGATATTCACGATAGCGTTGACACGATTCAGACTAGTATAGAGAGTAGTACCGACGAAGACTTTCACAATAACATGAGGCAAGAGGAGGGGGACAGTACCGCGGTAATAAACCGCAAAGAGCAGCAGGAGGCTGATGTTGAAGATGGAAGGGTGCTTGAAGAAGAAATGGGTTTTTCTGATGCAAATGCAGAAGAGATACGCGAGGTAATTCAAACCCTAAGAGCACTTAAGGAAGAGGTTATGGCTCCGCCGCCTTCTGCCTGAGTAGGTATTTGTTATGCTACACTAACGGTGAAGTGAGCGGCCAAGTAGGCGGCTCGTTTTGTTCTTGTCCTTGTTTCAACCCGGGAGAATACTATGCCGAATCCACCGGAGGCTTCTGACTTGGCGGTTGCTTTGGTGACTGCCGTTATCGCCCAGGACTCAGATGTTCAAGATGCCATGCTTGCACGCGCAACGGAAGAGCAGACAATTGGTGCCTGTCTGCTCTTGGCGTCGCTGGTTGCTATAACGGTTAGACAGACAGCCGAAGTTGAGGGCATCTCTCCCGAGGAGGTCTGGCAGTTGATTGCTCCAGCACTCAAGGCAATCGCGTCTCAAGGCGATGATGAAGTGGCCCCCGAGTAATATCGGGGGCTGTAGTTTTTCGGGTATACTAAACAAGTAACGGGAGCTTTCTCATGACAGAAACTAAAGTTTATCTCGATTTTTCCGGATTAAAGGCATTATTCATTAACTGCACCTTAAAAAAATCTCCGGAGGTAAGTAATACCGAGGGGCTTCTGAGTGTCAGTCGTGAAATTATGGAGAAGCACGGAGTTAAGACCGAGCTGATTCGAGCCATAGACCATGATATTGCGCAAGGAGTGTACCCAGACATGACCGAGCACGGCTGGGATAGCGATGAGTGGCCGGAGCTTTATAAAAAGGTTCAGGCAGCGGACATTCTGGTGCTGACCGGGCCAATCTGGCTAGGAGATAATAGTTCAGAGATGAAAAAGGTGATTGAGCGACTGTATGCCTGTTCGTCCGAGCTAAATGATCGGGGACAGTATGCCTATTACGGCAAGGTTGGCGGATGTGTGATTACCGGCAATGAGGACGGAATTAAGCACTGCGCCATGAATGTTTTGTATAGCCTGCAGCATTTAGGCTACGTGATTCCGCCGCAGGCCGATGCCGGTTGGATTGGCGAGGTTGGGCCTGGTCCTTCGTATCTAGATAAAGGCTCGGGCGGTCCGGACAATGACTTTACCAACCGCAACACCACCTTTATGACCTGGAACTTGATGCATTTGGCGCGAATGCTTAAACAGGCTGGCGGCATGCCACCCTATGGCAACCAGCGGGCAGCTTGGGACGATGGCCAGCGCTTTGACTTTGAAAATCCAGAGTATCGCCGGTAATTCATTATTCACATTTTGCTTAAGGTATGAGAGCATCATGCTCTTGTCGGCGGACGTGATAGAATTATCCCAGGTGAGCTACGGCTCACATTTTTGTTCGCACAAGCGAAAGTGAGATTGACATGCTGAATGAGCGAAAGCCGCTAACACCCATGCAGATACTGGTATTGAGCTATATAGCTCAGGCAGATATGGCGGCATCAAAGGCATCCACTTATAGTCTAACTTTTGAGTGGGCGTTATTCACCTCTGCCCCTTCTGCCCTAGGGGATGGAATAATTACTGCAATCGTTGCTGACGGGGTTTTTAATAGCCCTCGGGGCGTGCTGTTTCCCAAGTGGGGTAAGGGTGAGGTTGAGCAGTATTTGACCATTAAGCAGGCAGGGGAGCTAGCCCAGCATTTCAGGACTAAGGCCTCAGAGCTAGATCTAATTACCGAAAAATCGTGGAAGTGGTGGGATGTCTCCTTTTGGAGGGACGACTCACAGGAGTGGAGTATGGGTCGAAAAGAAGGTGAGGAAATTGCTATCGCCCTTGAAGCCGCCATCGACTTTGTCGTTTATGGGCCTCAGGAATGGCCGATTCCTAAGCCAACTCCAACTGCCATCGAAGATATACACAAGCCGGTTACCGGCGAGTGTTTCGATGATGAGACCAACGACTTCGTACCGGTAGAGCTGTGCGAGCATTGTTTTGCTCAGCCCGATTTACCCGATGGTCCGGCCCATGATGAGTTAGGGACATTCGAGGGTTACTACCATCGTCGCTGGCCATGCCCAACGATTCGGGCGCTGTGTGGAAAAATGTCTGCAGGAGGCGATAATGACGTTTGAAGAAAAGGCCGACTTGATTCTGAAGGCGGTCGCAGAGGAGTTCAACGTGTCAAAGTTCACGGACCTCACTTTCGGGTGGGGTCCGCTTTGTTTTTACTTCTCTATGTTACTTATAACTTAACTTCGTTTTACCTTGTAAACATCCTGGTAGTACCAGCTGGCTCCGGCGGCAACTAGCAGAATTAGGGCGATAGCGAGCAGGATACTAGATTGGTTGTTAAAGGTTGTAATGAAGGCGTTGTAGACGTTTTCGACCACGGTACGAACATTGGTGTCGGAGACCTGCGCCAGGATAGGTGGCTTAAACAACGGTCCAATCATGAGGGCGGTGATCCAGAATATACCCACAAAACCGGCTTGAACCGCCAGGACTACGTGCAGCGCCTTTAGATTTTGGCGTTGACGGTAAATTGGGTAGACCAATAGGCCAAGTGCGGCCAGTAGCGAGATGGGCCCTAGCCATAGCAACACCGTACCCATTACGTAAATGTTGGGCAGCTTGGTGGCGTCAACCAAGGTAATGGTGTCGGGGAGGTCTTCTGGGTTAAAGCGGTCTTCATCAACCGTTTTACCGGTGGTTTGTTCAGCTAAGTCGAGCACCTTGGTGATTGTGTCCTTGATTGGAACCAGGTTGATTTCGATCGACTGGGGATCTTTTGAGGTGATGATGGTGTGTAATCGGCTGATGCTACGTTCCACCACTGTTTCGGCGACGTTTGAATCAAGTAGTCCTGCGACTAGCTTGGTGGCCGGTTCTTGAATTGCGCGCTGTGCTACGGGTCGGTTTTGGAGGGCCTTGTCGACCACCGCAGTGGCGAGGGCGGTCCGGCTGGAGTCGCTAAGTAGCGCCTCGGTTGTAACATTGGTGAAGTTGGTGGTGTTAAAGATGTAGTTGTTAAACCAGAGCGCCGAGTTGGCAATAAGTAATAGTAGGCTGGCGCCAAAAGCGGTCCCAATTAAAACTCGCATCCGTACGGTTAGGCTTGAGTTTGTCTGTGTGTTCGCCATAGTTACAACCCTTTATACAGCCATAATACACCTATGTTGTAAGTAATCAACAACAGATCTTACAAAGTGGCAGTTGTAATTGTGGCAATTGCCAAAGCTAGATGATGGCTGCGGGAGTAAGCTAAAAGTGTAAGTTAACATAGCAGCAGATCGGGGATGCCGCGGAGGAGGAGTTATGGCAACAACAACAACCAAAACAACCGGCTGGGTTGGCTGGGTAGCATTTGGGGCGGCGATGATGATGCTATCGGGGGTGTACCAACTAGTCGTTGGCTTTGCCGCCATTTTTAACAGTGACTGGCTAGTATTTGCTAACCAGGGGGTTTACTTGCTGGATTTGACCTCGTGGGGCTGGGTACATGCCTTGCTGGGTGTCCTGCTGATTGGCTCGGGCATCTCGCTGTTTAGCGGCAGCGCGCTAGGGCGAGCCGTTGGCACCGTGGTGGTGTCTTTGGCAATTTTGGCAAACCTGCTCTTCTTGTTTGCTCTACCGGTCTGGTCGGTAATGGCCTTGATCGTTGATTCTTTGGTACTTTACGCAATCTTGGCTCATGGCGACGAAATGAAGCCGTTGGCTGAAACTAGCGATCACAACTATTAAGCGGGTAATGGTTGACGCGGTTAAAACAATGGGTCTAGTATGACCTCAGGATTAGACCAAAGGTAAAAATGTCTCAGCTACAGACCGGCATTTCGGCGGCGGCGGCCGACCGCATAGCACTTAGGTGGTATGCGGTTCCGGCCGTTGTTGTTGGCTTGGTGGCTCTGGCATGGTTCGTAGCCAGTGGCGCCCCAACCATTGGAATCACCGGTGAGCTGTCTATAGCCAGGATAGCAATTTATGGTACTTTGGTGGCTGGTATTTTGGTGTTTGGTTACGCCTATCGTTACGGTCAGATTAACCGAGGTGCATGGCAAAAACTGAACGGTCCTACCCGGGCTCTAGATATTACAACCCTGACCATATCCCATGCCGTGGTTGTGGTGGCGCTGGTGGCCTTACTATGTTTTGTGCTTACCAATGCTTTTAAGGGCTTGATGTTTGACCCATATACAGCCGCCTTATTGGTGTCGGCGATGGTCGGTATGGCTAGCTACGCGTTAATTATTTTGGCGCTGAATATTAATATTGGCCAGATTGTGGCGATGCTGGCAGTGGTATTAATTGGAGGAGTGTTGTTGGCGATGGTAACAAACCAGCAGGCCAATTGGTGGCAGATCAACTTTAGCTACCTGGGGTCGGCCGACTCAGCCAACAGCTTAGCTTTCAACCTAACCTTGGTATTTTCTGGCTTGATGATGGTGGCACTATCGCGGTTTGTTTTTGACCAGCCAAAACAGCTTTACGGTAAATCAGCCCAGCACATCAAAATCCTGGAGGGACTGTTTATAGCTACAGCCTTGGCTTTAGCAGGAGTTGGCCTGTTTCCTTACACGCCAGATACTATTTTGGTATATCTACATAACTGGTCGGCGACCTTGCTAGTAGTATTTATCTTGGCAATGATAGTCGGCTTACGCTGGTATGTTCCATCCATTTCGCGCGAGTTTACCTATACCTCATACATGATCGCTCTAGTGTTAACGATAATGGTTTGGTTATTCCAGGGTATTGGGTATTTGAGTTTAACCGCCTTCGAACTAAGCGCCTTTGGCGTAAGTTTTGTCTGGCTGGTGCTGCTAATGCGCAACTTGCAGTTATTGCCGAAGCCAGATCCTGCGAGGCAGGAGCAGGTGGTGCCGGCTAAGGTCCAGGCTAAAAGCCCCGCTCGACGACCCTCGGTTGTCAGTATTTAAGTAGCTGGTCGGTGTCGCTGGGTGCGGCGGCTTGATCTGTAGATCGCTTGCGCCGTTTGGCAAAAAAGCGCCAGGCAAAAATACCGACCGCTACCGCTAGCAAGATTGCTCCGCCCCAAAACAGTAGGCCGGGACCGGTGTTTGGTAGAGGCAGATTAAAGCCACCGGTGCTATCGGTGCTGCCGTAGCGCAGACCCCCATAAGTACCTTCGCCGTAAGCTTGGGCTCGAAGTACCAAGTGAGATAAAAACTGCATAAGCTGACTAAATACTTCCACCAAATTACCCTTTTACAATGCTTATGCTCATGATATCATAAACTTAACGTGTGATTTAAGTGGGGAAGGAAAAAGTAGTGTTTTTTGGCAAGTTTGAAGAATTGTTAATCATCCTCCTGATCGTTTTGATCTTGTTCGGAGGCAAGAAGATTCCTGAATTGGCTCGCAGCATCGGTACTTCGGTACGTGAAGTCCGCAAGGGTGTTCGCGGCGAAGATGACGATAGTCAGGTTAAGACCGCTCAGACTACTCGCAGCAGCAAGACCGCAGCCGCTAAGAAGAGCTAGATATCGGTGGCGACAACCACTGCTATCCATCATGGCCACCAGCCGTTTCTCGACCATATGTACGAGCTTCGGTCCAGAGTGCTTTGGTCGGTGGCAGTGGTTTTTGCTGGGGCGGCGATTGGATATTTATTCCGCAACCAGCTGATTAGCGCCTTGGCCCAGCCACTCAATATGCCGCTTTATTACACCTCGCCCAGCGGTGGTTTTTTGTTTGTCATGCAGGTGTGCATGCTGGCTGGTGGACTGATTGCTCTGCCGGTATTTTTGTATAACGGCATCCGTTTTTTTGAGCCGGCCTTTGCAAAAAGCCGGCTGAGTCGTCAAAAAATTGGGGTCATTATTGCGGCCTCGGCGGTACTGGCAACCGCCGGAGTGCTATTTGCTTACGTCGTGGTGCTACCAGCTTCGATTCACTTTTTTAGCATGTTTAATGTTGGGCCAGTAAACGCTTGGATTTCGGCAAAAGAGTATTTAACCTTTGCCACCAGCTACCTCATGTTGATGGCCTTTTTGTTTCAGCTCCCGCTGATTTTACTGGTGGCTAACTCGATTCGGCGCTTTCCGCCCGGATCAATTGGTAAGTGGCGCAAATGGGTGGTGATTGGCAGTTTTGTGGTAGCGGTCCCGCTAACTTACGACATTATGAGCCAAGTTTTAATGGCGGTGCCAATTATTTTGCTTTATGAAATTTCCGGCTTAATGGTTTGGTCGTTTAATCGGCGACATCATCAAAGGCAGGCGATGATGAGCCATGGAATAACCGGTCTAGAAGATGTTCAATGGGTGGAGCCAGACCTGCTGGCCGCTTACTTGCAGAGTCAGTCTAATCAGCAAGAGCCGGCTCCGGTCGTGGCGGCTGCGACCGATCCAGCTCCTATTAACGATCAACCGTTTATGGAAGCACCCCATGTCGAGCCGACTACTCCAACTAAAACCACTCTTGACCAGTCCGGCCCGCTTCAGTTAGGATAAGCACAAGCATTAAAACAGACATAGGAGTTATATGGCTAAGTTACTTGACGATGTTTTATCGCAAGAGATGGATCGCAAAGAGTTTTTGGTGCGCGTCGGTGCCGGTGCCATGGCACTTGTTGGCATCTCGGGAATGATCAAGGGTCTTACCGGTACAATGGGCGGCGGCCAGGTTAACGGTTACGGATCGGGTTCCTACGGTGGGGTTGAGCCAAGCCAGCATCAAGCTGGTTCCACCAAACCTTTCTAGAAGGTTCAAACTTTAAAAAGCCGGCAGTTAGCCGGTTTTTTTGTGCTTACAAAACCCTTGCGCTTATAAAAATAAACGCTTATGCTATATATAGAGTTATAAATAATACAAAAGCTCTATATATGGTGTAAAAACACAAGCAAGGGGGATACATGGTTGAGGGGGAAAACCAAAAGATACAAAATACAAACAAACAATCACGTGCCATTGGGAGGGCGCACGCGCCACCACAAATAAGCTAATATCGAACGCTAGTCAGATGTCAGAGCTAAAAGCCTCCAAACCTGGAGGCTTTTCATTTATTTTTAGGTCAGTACCTTAATTTAATAATTATTTAATATTTGATTGTTATTATCCAAATACGATCAATTGCTCTTTGGGCGAAAGATCCGCATAATATCAAATAATTGCGAGGGAAAGGCAAAAACCGTGCGCATATTGGTAATTGAAGACGATTCAGCGATGGTAGCGGCGATCCGGCGCAGTCTACAGTCGAACTACATTATCGATGTAGCGACAAATGGACACGATGGACTGCACTTGGCTGACATCAACCAGTATGACTTGGTAATGCTAGATCTTAGCTTGCCCGACTGCTCCGGCTTAACGGTTTGCAGTAAGTTGAGGGCAAATGGTTACACCACACCGATTTTGGTGGTAACCGCTCGTGCTGAGGTCCAGGACAAGGTTTCGCTGCTAGATGTAGGGGCTGATGACTACCTGACCAAGCCCTTTAGCTTAGACGAACTTAAGGCGCGTATTCGAGCGTTGCTCCGCCGCGAGGGCGGCACCAGCTACAACAGTCAAATTGTGGTGGGTGATCTGGTGGTTGATACCGCGAGTCGTAGCGTTTCGATGCGCGGCCAATCGGTTCCGTTGCGTCGCAAAGAGTTTGATTTGCTAGAATATCTGGCTCGCAGTGCCGGCAAGACTCTGACCCGCCAAATGATCCTAGATCATGTTTGGGAGATGAATGACAACATTTGGACCAATGCAATTGATGTGCATATTAAATACTTGCGCGACAAAATCGACCGTCGGTTTGGTGTGCGGATGATACAGACGGTCCATGGAATTGGCTACAAGTTGGAATTACCGCAACCAGCAATCGGTGGCAAAAGGAGGTGATGAGTATGAGTGAGATCATTGAAGCGGTTTTAACCGATACCAGCGTTCGCGACCAAGAAAAGTTAGCGAAGGTGGTAGCCCAACAGGCCGGGGAGTTCATTCCATGGGGGTCATAGGATGATCTATCGGGGAGCGGAGCGGGGTCGCGCTGTAATAGCGGGGCCTCGCAAGCTCATAAAAATAACAAATTTAGAAAATTTTGGTCGTAAAATTTTGCGCCTAAAGTCATCTGATCCTGAGCGCCGCCGCAAAGAATTTGTTTTATCGGTGATGTTGGTTGGTTTGATCTGTACGGCTTTGATATCGCTCATTATTACCCTGATCAACTCTCTGGTACTTGCAAATTATCAGGGAGCTCATCCCTTGGTATTAATGATCTGCCTAACACTTTTCATGTTTCTTTATTGGCTTAGATATTGGTACCTGGAAGCAGCAATTTACTTATTTGTTTTAATTCTGGCAATATGCGGGATAGTACCCTTAATGTTATGGGGCGTGGCGCTGCCTCAAGGTTTATTGATCTGCGCCCTAGCGATCACCGTTTCTGGTATTTTGCTTGATGCTCGCTGGGCAATTACCTTAATGGTTATAACTACCGTAGTAATGGCATTGCTAGCTAGCCTTCAGGAGCAAGGAATTATTGCCGCTAGAACAGAGTGGCAGCACATTAATCCAGATACAACTGACGCGATTGTGTTTGCTGTCACGTTTGCGGCTATTGCGATGGTTTCCTGGTTATCTCATCGGCAGACTATGCACTCACTGCATAGCGCCAGGGTAAGTGAGCGCGCCCTGCAGATTGAGCGTAATTCGCTCGAGCTAAAGGTAAAGCGGCGAACCCGGCAGTTAGAGTTGAGTCAGCTAGAGCAGATGCTGCAGCTACAGCGATTCGCAGAGTTTGGGCGGGTCAGTTCGGGTCTGGTGCATGACATAATGAATCCTTTAGCGGCGGCTTCATTGAACTTGGATTTGGCAGGAGAGTCAGACGAGGTTAAGCAGGCCCGTAAGAGTCTCAGTTATATCGAGCGTTATGTAGATACGGTTAGCAGACAGTTGCGAGCCAGTAGTTCGCGCCGCCTGTTTGTGGTGGAGGAGGAGATAGGTTCGGTGATGCAGATACTGGAGTATCGTCGTCGTCAAAAGATGGTTGAAGTTGAGATAGATGTCTCTCCTACCGCTAAGTTGTATGGTGATCCTGTGGCGTTTAGTCAGATTATTGCCAACTTGGTCGTAAACGCAATTGATGCATATGACGAAGCGGCCGCTGAAGTGCCGGCTAAGGTGGTGTTGCGAGCGGTTGAAAATGATCGGAGTTGCATAATAACGGTCCAGGATTGGGGAGTGGGAATTAAGCCGTCCTCTATGAAGCGGATTTTTGATCCGTTTTATACCACTAAAGATAATGGACGTGGCTCAGGTATTGGCTTGGCTTTGGCTAAAACGGCGGCCGAAAAAGATTTTGGCGGCAGCCTAGAAGTGATCAGTCGGCCCAAGCTCGGCACCCGTTTTACCGCTACTCTGCCGGTGAAAAGGGCGGGTGAAAATGATTGATGGCGGTTTGGATCAGAGCTATCGGCGGGCAATAAAGTTTGTTGCCAGTCAGCAAAATAAAAGTGGCAGTTTTGATTGTTTTAGTAGTTCAAGCGTAGATGATTTTACTGGCGCTGATAGGCATCAGGCAATTTTGCCAATGGCGGTGATATTGAGGGCGCTTAATGGGATGGAGCTTCCGGATGCGATTAGGGTTAGGCGAAGTCTAGCTGGTTTTTTGGCGGGGCAGGTTGGGGAGCATGGCAGCTTTAATTACTGGGTGAGAGGTAGTGATAGAGCTAGTCAGCAGCCGTATCCAGATGACCTGGATGACACTAGCTATGGCTGGTTGGCCCTGACACTCGAGGATCCCAATACGCTTAGCGCTCAGGTGCTAGCCAAGTTGGCTCAGCTGCTGATGGCCGTTGAGGTTGAGCCCGGTGGACCATATCGAACCTGGCTGGTTGGCAGGGCGGCGGATGCCGAATGGCGGGATGTAGACGTGGCTGTAAATGCCAATATTTGGTCTTTAATGAGGCGTTTGGGAGTAAACTTGCCGGGCCTTGAAGGATGGCTAACCGTGGCGGTAAAAGAGGGTGAATTAAGGTCGCGGTATTATCCGGGCGAGGCAGTGATTCTATACTTTTTGGCGGAATGGAGCCGCGGCGAACTTAGGAGTTTGTTGCAGGATCGATGGAGGGCGGAGCTGGCGCGTAAAGATCATAGCTTGTTAGAGCTAGCTTTGTTGACGGTGGCAGGGGTCTGGCTGGGAGTCGGTCGTTCGACGATTCAGCCGCTCGTGGAAGAGCTGATAAATAGTCAGGTCATGGACGGTTCGTGGCCGGCTGCAGGATTATGCTATGACCCCGCTAAGGCTGGGCGGTGTTACTACGCGGGGTCGGCGTCGATGACAACCGCGTTAGCGGCCCAGGCGTTGTGTTTGGTGCAGGCAATGGACGGTTCGGTCGTGCCCAAGCCGGTTGCGATAGTAAAGTCTGCAAAAGCCGCACCAATGTGGCCGGCGGTCAGGCGTCATATTCAAAGGTTGCCGCAGTCCGCCCAAATTTTGGCCGAACCAATTCTCAATAAAGTACACAAACTGGATGCCAGCCACGGGGTAACGGCGTTGGTGCCGCACATCATGTTACAGATTAAGCCCAAAAATAAAAAACTACCCAAAGGCCATCGGACGGCTCGCAATCACTTAATTTTAGGGTCACTTTATGGTTGGTTGGCCTACACCGCTTCGGATGACGTTCGGGATGGTGAGGCCGATTACCGGTTGCAGCCACTAATCCAGCTGTGGACTGGTCAAATGCGCAGCCATTTTTGGCAGGCCAGTGGCAATAGTGAGTACCAGCGATGGACTGACCGACAGCTGCAAATTATGGATATGGCGCACCATTGGGAGCAGCAAAACACCCGGTTTGAGGGTTCGAGAGTTCGGGTCGATGAGCTGCCGGAATACGGCAGTAGTCGCCGGTTGGCCGAAGGATCAAGTGGTCACTTAATTGCGCCGGTTGGGGCGCTAGTGGCTTTGGGGTATGAGTATAATGGCTCGGTTAACCGAAAGTTAAAACTAGCCTTGCGTCATTTAATTGCCGCCCGTCAGCTACATGATGATGCTCATGATTGGTCGCAGGACTTGGCGGAAGGCCAAATTAATTTTGTGGCGGCTCAAGTACTTCGAGCAGAGTTTAAAAGTCAACGCGGCAAAACCCTCAACCTGGCCGATCCGCAAAC
This window of the Patescibacteria group bacterium genome carries:
- a CDS encoding flavodoxin family protein, whose amino-acid sequence is MTETKVYLDFSGLKALFINCTLKKSPEVSNTEGLLSVSREIMEKHGVKTELIRAIDHDIAQGVYPDMTEHGWDSDEWPELYKKVQAADILVLTGPIWLGDNSSEMKKVIERLYACSSELNDRGQYAYYGKVGGCVITGNEDGIKHCAMNVLYSLQHLGYVIPPQADAGWIGEVGPGPSYLDKGSGGPDNDFTNRNTTFMTWNLMHLARMLKQAGGMPPYGNQRAAWDDGQRFDFENPEYRR
- a CDS encoding DUF998 domain-containing protein, which codes for MSQLQTGISAAAADRIALRWYAVPAVVVGLVALAWFVASGAPTIGITGELSIARIAIYGTLVAGILVFGYAYRYGQINRGAWQKLNGPTRALDITTLTISHAVVVVALVALLCFVLTNAFKGLMFDPYTAALLVSAMVGMASYALIILALNINIGQIVAMLAVVLIGGVLLAMVTNQQANWWQINFSYLGSADSANSLAFNLTLVFSGLMMVALSRFVFDQPKQLYGKSAQHIKILEGLFIATALALAGVGLFPYTPDTILVYLHNWSATLLVVFILAMIVGLRWYVPSISREFTYTSYMIALVLTIMVWLFQGIGYLSLTAFELSAFGVSFVWLVLLMRNLQLLPKPDPARQEQVVPAKVQAKSPARRPSVVSI
- a CDS encoding response regulator transcription factor, whose product is MRILVIEDDSAMVAAIRRSLQSNYIIDVATNGHDGLHLADINQYDLVMLDLSLPDCSGLTVCSKLRANGYTTPILVVTARAEVQDKVSLLDVGADDYLTKPFSLDELKARIRALLRREGGTSYNSQIVVGDLVVDTASRSVSMRGQSVPLRRKEFDLLEYLARSAGKTLTRQMILDHVWEMNDNIWTNAIDVHIKYLRDKIDRRFGVRMIQTVHGIGYKLELPQPAIGGKRR
- the tatA gene encoding twin-arginine translocase TatA/TatE family subunit, with the translated sequence MFFGKFEELLIILLIVLILFGGKKIPELARSIGTSVREVRKGVRGEDDDSQVKTAQTTRSSKTAAAKKS
- a CDS encoding preprotein translocase subunit TatC produces the protein MATTTAIHHGHQPFLDHMYELRSRVLWSVAVVFAGAAIGYLFRNQLISALAQPLNMPLYYTSPSGGFLFVMQVCMLAGGLIALPVFLYNGIRFFEPAFAKSRLSRQKIGVIIAASAVLATAGVLFAYVVVLPASIHFFSMFNVGPVNAWISAKEYLTFATSYLMLMAFLFQLPLILLVANSIRRFPPGSIGKWRKWVVIGSFVVAVPLTYDIMSQVLMAVPIILLYEISGLMVWSFNRRHHQRQAMMSHGITGLEDVQWVEPDLLAAYLQSQSNQQEPAPVVAAATDPAPINDQPFMEAPHVEPTTPTKTTLDQSGPLQLG